TCTTTATAATCATATTTTTTGATTTCAATATTTAACCTCCTCCCCTAAAAATTGGCCTGTTATATTCTAATTCACCTTCATCTACTTAGCTATCAAGTTCCTTCACATGATTATCTATATCCTTAGGTAGCAACATCAGAGAGGTGATTATGAATCCAGCTGCAACGAGGAAAAGAAAGACAAAAGTCTTGTTGAGCCCTTCCATAAAGTATTTGTCCATTCCCTTAAAGGACATATCCCGATACTTCTCTATGGAGAACAGATAAATAAATGTCAGTACAACCGTCTCAAACCCAAGTAAAAGATTTTTAATTCTTATTCTTTTTGCAAGCTCATCTGTGATACGATAATTTTTATGTCCAACCTCAAGTATGTTTTTCTTTCCCTTTTTTATCATCCCATTCAGCATAACTTCTCTTCTAGTGAGTTTGTTCGCCATTTCTATCACCTCCACTTACCAATATTGAAATAAAGGCAAACATACCTTCACCTCAGAAGCCCCTGCTTAACAATAGTATTCATTGAAACTTACCTACAACAAAATCTCTATTTAAGAAAAATTCTTGCCTATTATCCTTATCTTCTATATCCTCAAATCCTAATCGATAAACAGTTGGATTAGTATCAGATTTTACAGTTAATATTTTATCTTTTGAATCATATGAACAAATATATCTAGTATATGTGGTTTGGTTATACTTTTGATTTCTAACAAATCCATTTGGCATAGTCATTGTAGCCATTATATTATAAGAATGAGAAAGAGCTTCTTCAGAACTATTGGATTTAATATTCATTTTAGTTAGATAAAAAGCCTTAATAAATCTAGAAACAGGATCATAGCCTCCTGGTAGGTTTTTAGCAGAGTTGAAATCATCAAGATTATCTAGATCTAAGAGTTGGTTCAACTTCCTAACATGAGATTCAAAGCTAGGTGAATTAGTCATTACATCATATGGATTTTCATAACAAATCAATTCAGTCCTTTTAGGTTCGATAACTACACATCTATTAGTAGAATCAGCAAACATAAAATGAAAATCTGGTGATATTACATTATTTCCCCTATGATCCTTAGTGGATATATGAATATTAGGTAAATCTTCAACTAATTCCTCTACAGATTTGTAGTTTGAAAGGGCATAGGTAAAGTAATACAAGCTAGAAATATTTGTCTTTCCTGGTTTCACTTCATTAGCATAAAGATTGAATCCTGAAAATTCATTGGTAATCCCTATTAATCCATGTTCATTTACCCCATCTTTCAATGGATCTCGGTTTTCAAAGCACATACCTATGGTCTTATATTTTGAATACAAAGGTTCTCCCATTAAATCATTACAGAAATTATAGTATTGCGGTAAATATATTGCATTATAATTAACTGGAACCTCGTAATCCATTGTTCTCGCCATAACACAACCGTCTTTATAATTTATCTTTATACCAGTACACATACAATCCCTCTCTTTATCATAAACATTTCTCTTTTTTCTTATCTTGTAAGTACAAGGAATGATATCAGCCCTATTATAAGAAAATAATTAAAATATACAGATTTATCTTTTATAGCAACAACTTTTTTTGTTCCATCTAATGCACACCAAAATATACATGTTAAATACCAAATTCCTCTAAAAATAGACTCATAAATTGTATCATGGTCAAATATCAAAGTTAATATAATAGAAATTATCATAATAATTCATAAGAATACCCATAATTTTTAAACCATGATATCTTATATTTTACTTATATAATAGCATATATTCTATGATTTATGTGAATAATTGCCAGTTTACTTATGGGACTAACTGAATAGCATGAACTTGATTGTAATGAACAAAATAAAAAATAAAGTGTAGATTTAAATCTACACCTTATTTTTGCCTATTATTCTTTTCTAGTATCTCTTTTTCCTTTTGTATCAATTATAATTTTCTCGCATTTTTCGCAATAAAAAACAGGTTCAACATCTTCACCCATGTGCCCAAGAATTATCCCCTTATAAAACCACTGAAAAATACCTCCTCTATCCTTCTCTACTGGAACCCATTTAGTAGAATATCTATCTCCATGAATTACTCCTTCATGCATCTCCTCGTTACAATATGGGCAATGCATTATACCCCACCTTTCTATTAAAATTCAAGAATCATATCAAGTCCAAAATAGTTGGTAATATCCTTTTGCTGATTTGTATTTATGACTTCCACACCATTGAATATTCAACTTCTTTAGTATCATCATTGACTTTTTCTTTTTCAATTTTAAATCCATGCTTCTTATAAAAATTTATAGCTTTTAAATTTTTTGCATACACATCCAAACGTAAAATAGGATAATTTTCTTTGCATTTTTCCAGTAATTTGCTCCCTATACCTTCATTTTGATATTGATTAGAAACAAATAATCCTGCAATATATATTTTTTCTATAATACCAATGAAACCTTTTATTTCATTATTATCTTCATAGACAAATACAGTAGCCTCAGGTAATGCCTTCTTAACATAATCAATGTTTGCCTTCCAATAATCTTCTATAATAAAGTCGTGTACACTAATATTTGCCTCAAGCCAAATTTTCATTACCTTGTCTATTTTAGATATATCTAATTCTTTTATCATTATATCTGCTCCTTATTATAAAAGGTTCTTTAATATTAATAACGTTAGAACTGGGAAGGGATAATTGTAATTGCGCCCATTAGTCCAAATTTGTCTTTATCTCTTCTGTAGGAATGTAGTAGATTTTCGTTCTTGTATGTCGATAAATCTATTACGTTCAGGTTCTCTTCTTTGATTCCCTTAGACAATAGTACCTTTTTATTAGTAGTCTGTAAGTCTATCAAGAACTTAATATTATTTTTTTGTCTAATAATTTCCCGGGAAAAGTCGAATTCATTCTCAAATAATGTCATAACATCTGATTCAACTTCAAAGTCATCTTTTCCTATGGTTGGTCCAATTATAGCTATTATATCTTCTAGATTGCAGCCATATTCCTTAATCATAATATCAATTCCATTGGCACCTATTCTTTGAAGGGTTCCCTTCCATCCAGAATGAATATTTCCCTGAACCTTTTTTATAGGATCAAATAAAATAATTGGAGTACAGTCTGCAAATCTAGAAACAAGGGCAATATTCTTTATATCTGTTACAAGTCCATCTGTGTCATAAAATACCTTTCCTGAAGATTCATAATATGAACCCTGAGAAATATCAGCTATACTAACCACATTTCCTGAATGAACTTGATATCCTTGGTAATGCTCCTTAGGTTTCACTCCAATAAAATCAAATATATTATCAAAATTCTTTTTAATATCCTCTACATCTCCATTGGTTTTAAGCCCTATATCCATGTCCTTGGTTGTAAAACAATGTAAAAGTCCCATTTCAGTCAGTTCTGGGATATATATAAATCTGTGGTTATTTTTAGTCTCTATTTTGTAATTCATTTTAGCCTCCTTATTTAAACCCGAGATTCTTCGTTAGAAATGTTTATCCTGTCCGTCTCAGGATGACAGTCTAAGCAGATCCCTCCACTACGGTCGGGATAACAGCTTGAGTGAGCCACTGAGGGATATGATAAATAGAAATGTAGTGAACATTTGTAGTGCTTGATTGAATTCTTAGTGAATGAAGTTGAAAAATTCGTTAAGCAACTTGCATGACCTAATAGATAGACCTCTAGCCAGCGAAGCGATTATTGCAAGTTGTAGGATTTTTTAATGGAATGAACTTTAGAATTCTTCAAGTTCGAAACCGTGAACGGATTTCTATTTTCATAGACCGGAACTAGAATATCAATAAACCCGAGATCCTTCACTTCGTTCAGGATGACAGTAGTGAGATTCCTCCACTACGGTCGGAATGACATTTTTTTAATTGTGAACTGTGAATTGTGCATTTCACTAATTCTTTCTAGATCTTCAATTGTATCTATATCCACGCCCATTAACTCATCTTCAAATTGAATCTTTCTTACTAATTCCGGATTGCTTTGTATTATTTCTCTTCCTCCCTTATCCCCTGTCACTTTTAGGAGATTTTCTCTAAAATGAGAAGGAAAAATTATAGGCATACCAAATTTATTATTGAAATATGGCACGACTATGTTTTTTGTGTCCATATTGTATTCTCTTATTAATTTATCTATAAGTTCGCGGGTTAAAAATGGTTGGTCCCCGACTAAAAACATATATCCGTTTTTTTTATCTGCATTTTCTACACCTAGTTTAACCGATGCTGACTGCCCTTCATGAGCATTGGAGTTGAATATACACCTTATACCATATTTGTCTCCTATCTCTCTTATTTCATCTAGTCTGTACGCCAGGATAATATCATCTAACATAGACTCCTTACAGGCTTTAATTACCCTTTCTATTACTTTTATACCTTCAATCTCTAAAAGAAGCTTATTTTTACCCATTCTATTTGAAAAGCCAGAGGCCATTATTATCCCTGTTATCATAATACTCTCTCCTAAAAATATGTATTCGTTCTTATATCAGCTATTAATATTTTTGTACCCGATTTCTTTAAACTTTCTCTTATGTTTCTTCCTTGTTGTATTTTAAATTCATTATCAGCTTTGTTTAACAATAGTACTCTTTTACCTTTACTATTCTTAAATAATCCGTTTTCATCTTGTACAAGTTTGAAGATTGCTGCTGAGTCAATTACCTTTACTTCTTCACCTACTAGTTTCCTAAATAGTTCCGACCTATGAACATTTTTATCATCTATAATAGTTCCTATTGAATCCAATCCAACTACTCCTATGGTCATAGTAGTATATTTTGAGATAACCGGTTCATGTGTAGCTGGGGCCTTAATAGGTAGTCCTTTAGAACCATCAGCTTCAATCAATATTACATCAAATACTTTTCTTTCTATTATCTCATCTATTAGTGATATATTTTGAGTCTTTAACTTAATATCATCTGTTCTTTCAGCATAATATGTAATACTTCCTTTCATGGGATCAAAATCATTTGGAAGAAGTCCAATAAACAGATTATCATAATCATCTCTTTTAGGTATGGCTATCCCCGTAGATGTGGCTACTAAAACTCTTTTTCCTTCATCTTTTAATTCTTTTGAAAGAACTTTAATGGAGGTGGTTTTCCCACCACCTCCAACAACAGATATTATGTTTTTTTTATTTAAGTCAATATTTAATTCTTTATATAACTTCACTTTTCTCACTTTCCCTTATGGCCTTCATCAACCTTTCTGGTGTTACTGGTAAGTGGGTTACTCTCACACCAATTGCATCATATATGGCATTTAATATAGCTGGACCTACTGGAATAGTTGTTGGTTCACCTATTCCCTTTGCTCCATATGGTGCAGTAGATTCAGGATCTTCTATTATTATATTCTCCACATCTATCATATCCATGGCAGTAGGTATCAAGTACTTTGAGAATCTGTTGTTCTTCATTTTACCCTTATCCAAATTCAAGTCCTCAAATAGAGTATACCCTAGACTCATGGCAAATCCACCATCCATTTGTCCTTCAACTAGATTTGGATTTACTGCCTTACCTACATCCTGTGCAAATACAGATTTCAATAGCTCCACCCGGCCAGTATTTGTATCCACCTCTACAAGTACCATACAGGCATTGAAGGTATATGGCCAATATGGCGCCCCTTGACCTGTTTCTTCATCCATTTTTACTGTCTGTGCTGTAAAACTTCCTTTAGCTTTTATTATATCATCTTTATATATATTACTTAATTCTTTATAGGAAATTTTTTTCTGAGGGAACATAGCTAAGAAAGCCTCGCCGTCTTTTACCATCATCCCAGCTGTTGAATTTAGTTCCAACACTTTTTGTGCTGCTTCTTTTATTTTTTCATTGAAGTTTTCACAGGCTATCTTTATGGCATTTCCTGTATTATAGGTCTGTCTTGTGGCAGCTGCTGTTCCAGAATCAGGCATCAGAGATGTATCCTCATGAATAAATATAATATCCTTATAGTCTATATTTAAGGTTTCAGCCCCTATCTGAGTCATGGCAGTTTTTGCACCCTGACCTACCTCTGTAGCCCCAACAAATACGGCTATTTTGCCATCTTCCATTAATTGCACTTCTGCATTGGATACATCTGGAAATCCATTACCATAACCTGTTCCATAGAAGGACAGTCCTACTCCTACTCCTCTTTTTTTCATATGGACTCCTCCTCTACTTCTATATTACCAAATTCCTTAAGTTCAAGAAATGCATCATATTGGTTAGTAATTTCGTCTAGACATCTATCAAGTGGTACTCCTTCTAATAGGACTTGACCTGTAGCAGTTGTACTTCCCTGCCTAAATATATTCTTCTGTCTAATTTCTAGTGGACTAATACCTAGTTTTTCTGCCAAAATATCCATCTGTTGCTCTGCTGCATTAGGTACTTGTGTTGCACCGAAACCCCTCATTGCACCTGTAAATGGATTGTTAGTATAAACTGCGTAGGAGTCTACCTTAACATTAGGAATAATATACGGTCCAGTTGAATGAACACCAGCCTTTCTTAAAACATTTATAGCCCATGAACAGTAAGAACCTGAGTCACCGATTATTTCTGCCTCCATAGCTAATATATATCCATCCTTATCAGCACCTGTTTTGTATTTCATCACCATAGGATGTCTCTTAGAGTGTGCTAAGAAGGATTCTTCTCTGTCAAATATAACTTTGACTGGCCTATTCAATGTTTTACTTGCCAATGCTAAGTGTATCTGCATGGTTATATCCTCTCTTGCTCCAAAGGCACCACCTATATTTGTATTTATTATCCGTACTTTATCCTCTTCTATATTTAATGTCTTAGCTATTTCCTCCCTATCATAATGAGGGTATTGTGTAGCTACTACAACCACAATAGTACCATCCTCATCTACATAAGACAAACCAGCTTCAGGTTGTAAAAATACATGTTCCTGCATATGTGTACTATAAGTGTTCTCTGCTATAACAGCACATTTTTTAAAGGCTTGTTCAACATCTCCCTTTCTTAGTTTATAATGGAAGATTATATTGGAATCACCATGAACCTTTGGCGAATCCTCCTTCATAGCTTCTATAGGATCAAAAACTCCTTCTATTTCATTATAATTTACCTTTATAGCCTTCATTCCGTTGATACATGCTTCTTCGCTTTCACCAACTACAAAGGCAATAGGATCTCCTATACGTCTGACCTTTTCACCACAGAAAACATTATGGTCCTTCAATACTACTCCATGTTGATTATAATGGACATCCTTGTGAGTAAATATCTTCACTACTCCCTCTATCTTCTCTGCTTCCGATGTATCTATGTCAATATATGCATGAGCCAATTCAGATCTTAGAGTTTTAGCATAGAGCATATTCTCTAAGTATATATCCTGAGGATAGAGGGCTTTTCCTGTTACCTTAGAATATGAATCCACTCTAATAATACTCTTACCTACAGTATTTAGCTTCATTTACCCCCCTCCTTTAGAATTTCAATTGCCTTTTGGGCAGCATTTATTGCTTTATTATATCCTGTACATCTGCAAAGATTGCCAGATACACCCTCTCTTATCTCTTCTCTAGTAGGATTGGGATGCTTATCAAGTAGAGCTTTTGTTGACATAATCATTCCTGGTATGCAAAACCCACATTGAACAGAACCTTCTTCCATATATGCCTTTTGTATAGGATGTAGTTCACCATTCTCCTCCAGTCCTTCTATGGTAGTAATATTTGATCCATTAGCTTGAAATGCCATTACCATACAGGAGTTTATACTCTCTCCATCCATTATTACTGTACATGCCCCACATTCACCTTCTCCACAGCCTTCCTTAGTACCGATTAAGCCCAGTTTATCCCTTAATAGATCTAAAAGTCTCATATTTGGTTCAACGTCTACTTTATAATTTATTTGATTAATTATCAATTGAATTAACATTATAACGTCACCTCGTTAAAGTAACTTAAATTGTCCTTATATACTTCTTCTAATAGTGTAATAACTGCTTTTCTCTTATATGGTAATGTTGATCTTCCTACTAATCTAGTGTCCATAGAAGCCTGCAAGGAATTTACAGCTACTTTTAATATCTCTGAGTTAAATCTCTTACCTATTAAGGCCTCTTCAACTTCCTTTTCCCTCATGGGATATTTGCCTATGGAACCTGAAGCCACTCTTATACTCTCAATATTTATATCTTCATCTATACCTATTAAACTACTTAAAGTTACTCTGGATATGGCAAGTGCTTTTCTTAATCCCAACTTGCTAAATCCAAGTATCTGATTTTTCTTTGGAATTTCAAATTCTATACTTACTAAAAGTTCATCAGCCTTTAAGGTATTACCTTTCATATCATTGAAATAGTCTTCTAATAGTAACTTTCTTTCCCCTGTAGAGCTAGAAATATTTAGTTTAGCACCAAGTGCAATCAAAGGTGGAATTGAATCAGCTGCTGGGGATGCATTGGCGATATTTCCACCTATGGTTCCCTTATTCCTTATTTGAGGGGAACCAACAAGTCTACATGCTTTTTTAAATCCATAAAGATTTGAATCGAATAAGTTATTTTCAACTATCTGTGTATAAGTAACAGCTGAACCAATTGTTATTTTATTATCCTTGCTTTCTATTCTTCTTAATTCTTCTATCTTAGATATGTCTATAAGTACTTTTGGTGAAATCTTATTATTTCTTAAGGCTATTATTACATCTGTACCTCCTGCAATTAGCTTAGCTTTCCCATTATATTCCTTTAGTAATTCTAAAACTTGGATTTTAGATTCTCCATTAAACACCTGATTTAAGGCCATATAAACACCTCTTTTTCTTTTTTAAAAAGCCGCCTCCAAACCTGAAGGCGGCCTTTGATTAGATGAATATTTCTTTTAATACGAATAACACAGCTAAGACATACATTACTGCTGATACATCTTTTGATTTTCCAGTTATAGTCTTAAGAATTACATATGATACCATACCAAATACAATTCCTTCTGCAATACTATATGCAAATGGCATCATAACTATTGTCAAGAAAGCTGGTATAGCTTCTGTAAAGTCATCTAAATCAATTTCCTTAATAGGACTCATCATGAATAATCCAACTATAATAAGAGCTGGAGCTGTTGCAGCACCTGGAATCATTCCAAATAATGGTGATAATACTAATGCTAATAAGAACAATACTCCTGTTGTTAAAGCTGTTAAACCAGTTCTTCCGCCTTCTGCAACGCCTGATGCAGATTCAACATAAGTTGTAACAGTTGAAGTTCCTAAACAAGCACCTGCCATTGTACCAATAGCATCAGCAAGTAAAGCTTCTTTTAGCTTAGGTAACTTACCATTTTCATCAAGCATATTTGCCTTTGAGGATACACCTATTAAAGTTCCAATAGTATCAAATACGTCTACGAATAAGAATGAGAACATTACTATTAACATGTCAAATGTAAAAATATTTGCAAATTCAAATTGGAATGCAACTTTTGATAATGATGGAGGCGCTGAGAATATTCCTAAGAATTGTCCATTAGGCATATAGCTTACTCCTAAAGGAAGACCAATAAGTGTTGTAAGGATAATACCAAAGAATAATGCTCCTTTTACTTTCTTAGCTAGAAGCAATCCTGTAATTATCAAACCTATTATAGCTACCTGTGGAGCTCTTTGGGATAAATCCCCTAGGCCTAATATTGTACCACCGCCACCAACGACAATACCTGCGTTGGTAAAACCTATAAGTGCTATGAACAAACCAATACCTACTGATACTGCCTTTTTAAGGTTCATTGGAATAGAGTTGAATATTGCCTCTCTAAAGTTAACGAATGATAGTAGTATGAATAAAATACCCTCTATTAAAACTGCGGTTAATGCAAATTGCCATGTGTGACCCATTCCAAATACTACTGAGTAAGTAAAGAATGCATTAAGTCCCATGCCTGATGCAAGTGCAAATGGATAGTTTGCCATAAAAGCCATTGCAAAACATGCTATTGCTGCTGATATGGCTGTTGCTGCAAATACTCCTCCCTGATCCATTCCCGCTTCTGCCAGCATACCTGGGTTTACTGCTAAGATGTACGCCATTGTCATGAATGTAGTAAAACCTGCCAGAATTTCTGTCTTTACGTCAGTTTTATTTTGCTTAAGTTTAAACTGTCGTTCTAGAAAGCTTACGTTTTCTAATTTGCTTGACATAAAAATCCCCCTTTTTAGTTTTTGTTACTACTATTTATTCCACTCCTACTCCACAATAGGAGGTAGAATCTTAAAATTATTCACATCTATAAGACCTTTGTCCGTAATCTTCCATGTAGGGCTTGTAGATAATGATAAAAATGAAAGATGCATCAATGGCGAATGTATTATACATCCTAAATCTCTTGTTATTATATTTTCAACCTCTGCAATCTTCCTACTTACCTCATGACCATCTAGTTCATCAGTTATTAGACCCCCGACTGGCAATCGCATTTCCGATATAACCCTTCCTCTCTTAGCTACAGCTATTCCTCCGCCCATTTCTATAACCTTATTTACTGCTACCTGCATATCTCTATAATTGGTTCCAGTAACTATTATATTGTGAGTATCATGAGCTACACTTTCGGCAAAAGCACCATCACTCAATCCAAATCCCTTAACAAAAGCCTTACCTATTTTATTGCCTCTTCCGTACCTTTCGACACAGGCTATTAATAACATATCATTGGATAAGTCTGGTTGAGCCACACCCTGTTGAACTCTAACCATTTCTTCAAATTTATCAGTCAAATTTTGATCAGGTATTACCCCAATTGCCCTTGCTTTTACAGAACTGCCACTTGCAGCAATTTCTAAATCTTTTTCATCTATTTGTTCAATCTTAACCGAACATTTAACTTCATCTGGATAGGTATACTTAGGTAAATCTATTAATAGCTCTCCCCTTGAAGCTACCAGTTCCCCCTTAAGTATTACACCTTCTACCCTCATTTCTTCTAAGTCACTTATTATGGCTATATCTGCTTGTTTACCTGGAGACAATACACCTACATTATCTAAACCAAAGTATGTGGCAGGATTAATAGTAACCATTTGTATAGCCTCTGCTGGAGATACTCCTTGTTTGATAGTTCTTCTAACTATTTCATTCATATGACCAAGGTTTTCTAAGTCATCTGCAACCATATCATCTGTAGCTAAAATACATCTTCTAGAGTCCATACCCTCTTCAGTGACTGCTCTTATACATTCAGACATATTCTTTTGAGTTGAACCTTCTCTCATGAAAAGATATACCCCTTGTCTTAACTTCTCTATAGCTTCTGCTTTTGTAGTAGTTTCATGACAAGAACACTTACCACCTGTAGTGATTATATGTGCAGCTAATTCATTGCCAAATAGCTCAGGTGCATTCCCATCTACTACCATATTTTTGCTTCTTGCATAGGTAGTAGAAGCAATTAAATCAGTTATAACCTCAGGTGTATTCCTATAAACGTGTTTAGCATTACTAAAACCTTGTAGTTCACCAATTCCAATTATATTCTTATAGTTAAGTAAATCCCCCATATCCTTAGAGCTAATATCATATCCAGCTGTCTCTAAATCCGGTGAATCTGGTGTTAACGCTGGAACTACTAGATATACATTATTTGGTACAGTATCTATTTCATCAGCCATAGCCTTCATACCTAATGAGCCAAGGGCATTTCCTATCTCATGAGGATCTGCTACTAAGGTTGTAGTTCCTGAAGGAATAGATAGTCTAGAAAACTCCGTTATCGTCAGCATACTACTTTCAAAATGCATATGAGAATCTATAAATCCTGGAGATATATATTTGCCCTCAACATCTATCGCCAAGGTTTTTGGACCTATAAGATCCTTACAATCTCCAACAACTAAAATATACTTACCTCTAATTGCAATATCAGCCTTATAGATTTCCCTAGTAAGAACATTGATCACGTTTCCGTTGATTAGAACCATATCAGCGTATTCTTTACTTCCCATTAGAACATCTACAAGCTGTCTGTATTCTATTGCCTGCTTAAAGCTACTTGTGCTATTCAAAAGCCTACCCCCTTTCAATCTTCAGTGAGGTCTGGTAAATCAATGTTGTCAACAATACCTATAATAGATGCGTCAATTGGTGCATCAAGTTTTCTTGCTGCTATTCTTCCTGCAGTGCCAGTTGTATAGATTACCACTTCGCCAATTCCTGCACCTACTGTATCAATAGCAATTATGGGTTCCCCTTTGGGTTCCATTTTAAATGTGAGAGGCTGTGTTATCATTAGCTTACTTCCAATTAGTTTTTCATCTTTTCTTGTTGCGACTACTGTTCCAATTATTCTACCGATATGCATGTTAGCCCCTCCTTTCTACCTTATTTCGATATTAATTCCTAACTCCTTAGCCTTATCCTTAGCTAAAGGAGTTATTAATGTCCCTTTATTTAAAATCAACACCTTCTGCCCCTTATCTAAGTTAACTATATCTCTTTCTGTTATCAGTTGTTTATCCTTACTCTCATATAAATCTATACTTTTTCTTGTATTTCTAATTTCTATAGTTCCTATTTCTAAAGCACCCATTTTAATAACATTATCTATATGATCTTCTATCATATTTGATATCTCTTTGGATTTAGACTGGACCCCCATATAGTTCCTTACTGATTCAAAACCTATATATACCTCCTTACCAAAGTAAAGACAAGACCAGATCAAATTTGGAACAAAACCATCTATCATTCCTAAGGAGACTTTAGATAATGTATTCACTGTTATGTTGGGAGCTACTAATATGGAATGCTCCTCTATAATGGATTTGAGATTAAATATATCCTCTTCTTTATATATCCTTATTGGTTTAATAAGCTCAATTATTCTTTTGGTATCAACTAGTCTTTCAGCCATAAAAGAAAAACCTAATGATACATCATAATTCTTCTTTAAATTCTGAATGAATTTTATTTGCTCTGATATATCAATATTGGAGCCATTGATAAGAACTAAGGCCCTAGCGCTATCACTTGAAAGACTATTGCTGATTAGCTTTTTGGATATACTCTCCAATACATTGTTTGTTACATTTGATTTAACCATCTATAAACACTCCAGTACTATTCATACTGAGATAGAATCACTCTTTCTACCTCTGCATGAGGTCTTGGTATTACA
The DNA window shown above is from Tissierella sp. Yu-01 and carries:
- a CDS encoding FAD binding domain-containing protein; the encoded protein is MALNQVFNGESKIQVLELLKEYNGKAKLIAGGTDVIIALRNNKISPKVLIDISKIEELRRIESKDNKITIGSAVTYTQIVENNLFDSNLYGFKKACRLVGSPQIRNKGTIGGNIANASPAADSIPPLIALGAKLNISSSTGERKLLLEDYFNDMKGNTLKADELLVSIEFEIPKKNQILGFSKLGLRKALAISRVTLSSLIGIDEDINIESIRVASGSIGKYPMREKEVEEALIGKRFNSEILKVAVNSLQASMDTRLVGRSTLPYKRKAVITLLEEVYKDNLSYFNEVTL
- a CDS encoding NCS2 family permease, yielding MSSKLENVSFLERQFKLKQNKTDVKTEILAGFTTFMTMAYILAVNPGMLAEAGMDQGGVFAATAISAAIACFAMAFMANYPFALASGMGLNAFFTYSVVFGMGHTWQFALTAVLIEGILFILLSFVNFREAIFNSIPMNLKKAVSVGIGLFIALIGFTNAGIVVGGGGTILGLGDLSQRAPQVAIIGLIITGLLLAKKVKGALFFGIILTTLIGLPLGVSYMPNGQFLGIFSAPPSLSKVAFQFEFANIFTFDMLIVMFSFLFVDVFDTIGTLIGVSSKANMLDENGKLPKLKEALLADAIGTMAGACLGTSTVTTYVESASGVAEGGRTGLTALTTGVLFLLALVLSPLFGMIPGAATAPALIIVGLFMMSPIKEIDLDDFTEAIPAFLTIVMMPFAYSIAEGIVFGMVSYVILKTITGKSKDVSAVMYVLAVLFVLKEIFI
- the ade gene encoding adenine deaminase, which encodes MNSTSSFKQAIEYRQLVDVLMGSKEYADMVLINGNVINVLTREIYKADIAIRGKYILVVGDCKDLIGPKTLAIDVEGKYISPGFIDSHMHFESSMLTITEFSRLSIPSGTTTLVADPHEIGNALGSLGMKAMADEIDTVPNNVYLVVPALTPDSPDLETAGYDISSKDMGDLLNYKNIIGIGELQGFSNAKHVYRNTPEVITDLIASTTYARSKNMVVDGNAPELFGNELAAHIITTGGKCSCHETTTKAEAIEKLRQGVYLFMREGSTQKNMSECIRAVTEEGMDSRRCILATDDMVADDLENLGHMNEIVRRTIKQGVSPAEAIQMVTINPATYFGLDNVGVLSPGKQADIAIISDLEEMRVEGVILKGELVASRGELLIDLPKYTYPDEVKCSVKIEQIDEKDLEIAASGSSVKARAIGVIPDQNLTDKFEEMVRVQQGVAQPDLSNDMLLIACVERYGRGNKIGKAFVKGFGLSDGAFAESVAHDTHNIIVTGTNYRDMQVAVNKVIEMGGGIAVAKRGRVISEMRLPVGGLITDELDGHEVSRKIAEVENIITRDLGCIIHSPLMHLSFLSLSTSPTWKITDKGLIDVNNFKILPPIVE
- a CDS encoding EutN/CcmL family microcompartment protein, encoding MHIGRIIGTVVATRKDEKLIGSKLMITQPLTFKMEPKGEPIIAIDTVGAGIGEVVIYTTGTAGRIAARKLDAPIDASIIGIVDNIDLPDLTED